In a single window of the Panthera leo isolate Ple1 chromosome A1, P.leo_Ple1_pat1.1, whole genome shotgun sequence genome:
- the LOC122220318 gene encoding DNA-directed RNA polymerases I and III subunit RPAC2, translating into MEEDQELERKISGLKTSMAEGERKTALEMVQAAGTDRHCVTFVLHEEDHTLGNSLRYMIMKNPEVEFCGYTTTHPSESKINLRIQTRGTLPAVEPFQRGLNELMNVCQHVLDKFEASIKEYKDQKASRKESTS; encoded by the exons ATGGAAGAAGACCAGGAGTTGGAGAG AAAAATATCTGGATTGAAGACCTCAATGGCTGAAGGCGAGAGGAAGACAGCCCTGGAAATGGTCCAGGCAGCTGGAACAGATAGACACTGTGTGACATTTGTATTGCACGAGGAGGACCATACCCTAGGAAATTCTCTTCGTTACATGATCATGAAGAACCCGGAAGTGGAATTTTGTGGTTACACTACAACCCATCCTTCAGAGAGCAAAATTAACTTACGCATTCAGACTCGAGGTACTCTTCCAGCTGTGGAGCCATTTCAGAGAGGCTTGAATGAGCTCATGAATGTCTGCCAGCATGTGCTTGACAAGTTTGAGGCCAGCATAAAGGAATATAAGGATCAAAAAGCAAGCAGAAAGGAGTCCACATCCTAG